A genomic region of Mustela erminea isolate mMusErm1 chromosome 12, mMusErm1.Pri, whole genome shotgun sequence contains the following coding sequences:
- the LOC116570229 gene encoding interferon alpha-1/2-like: MALPCSFLVALVVLSCHSLGSLGCDLPQDHGLLHWRALMLLQQMRRLSASSCDNYTNDFGFPQEVFDSKQLQKAQALSVIHVTNQKTFHLFCTEASPAPWNTTLLEELCSGISEQQGHLEACPLQEAGVGELPLVNGDSILRNYFQRISLYLQEKQYSPCAWEMVRAEIMKPLYASTALRKRLRSGK, encoded by the coding sequence ATggccctgccctgctccttcTTGGTGGCCCTGGTGGTGCTCAGCTGCCACTCCCTCGGCTCTCTGGGATGTGACCTGCCTCAGGACCATGGCCTGCTGCACTGGAGGGCCTTGATGCTTCTGCAACAAATGAGGAGACTGTCTGCTAGCTCCTGTGACAACTACACAAATGACTTTGGCTTCCCCCAGGAGGTGTTCGACAGCAAGCAGCTGCAGAAGGCTCAAGCCCTCTCTGTCATCCATGTGACGAACCAGAAGACCTTCCACCTCTTCTGCACAGAGGCCTCACCTGCTCCCTGGAACACGACCCTCCTGGAGGAATTGTGCTCGGGAATTTCTGAGCAGCAGGGCCACCTGGAAGCCTGTCCCCTGcaggaggcgggggtgggagagcTGCCCCTGGTGAATGGGGACTCCATCCTGAGGAACTACTTCCAGAGAATCTCCCTCTATCTGCAAGAGAAGCAATACAGCCCTTGTGCCTGGGAGATGGTCCGAGCAGAGATCATGAAACCCTTGTATGCATCAACAGCCTTGCGAAAGAGACTAAGGAGCGGCAAGTGA